TGGTCACCCAGCCGGCGATCACCGCCACGAAACCCGACGGGCCCATGGCCAGCGCAAAGCGGTGCAGCGCGCGGGAGGTATGCAGCCGGCCGCGCAGCCGCTGGACCAGGGCGAAGCTGCCCAGCGCCAGCATCAGGAAGCCCAGCCCGACCATGATGCGGAACGACCAGAACACGATCGGCACATAGGGCCAGTCCTCGCGCGGCACCGTCTCCAGCCCGTCGAGGGGCGCATCCGGATCATGCTTCAGGATCAGCGACGATGCCTTGGGGATGGCGATCTGGTGGCGCACCTCGCCCGCCTCCTGATCGGGAATGCCGAACAGGATCAGCGGCGCGCCGTCGGGATGGCTTTCGAAATGGCCCTCCATGGCCATCACCTTGGCGGGCTGGTGTTCCAGGGTGTTCAGCCCGTGCATGTCGCCGGCGAAGATCTGGATGGGCGCCGCCACCATCACCAGCCCGGTCGCCATCGAGAACATCACCCGCGCCGCCTCGTTGCGGCGGTCGCGCAGCAGATGCCAGGCGCCGACGGCACCGACCACCAGCGCGGTGGTCAGATAGGCGGCAAGCACAGTATGGGCCAGTCGGTAAGGGAAGGAGGGGTTGAAGATGATCTCCAGCCAGCTTTCCGGCACGAACTGCCCGACCTCGTTGATCGAGAAGCCGGCCGGGGTCTGCATCCAGCTGTTGGCCGAGAGAATCCAGAAGGCCGAGATGAAGGTGCCGATCGCGACCATCAGGGTCGCCGCGAAATGCAGGCCGCGACCGACGCGGTTCATGCCGAACAGCATCACGCCCAGGAAGCCGGCTTCCAGGAAGAAGGCGGTCATCACCTCATAGGCCATCAGCGGCCCGATCACCGGCCCGGCCTTGTCGGAGAACACCGACCAGTTGGTGCCGAACTGATAGGACATCACGATGCCCGACACCACGCCCATGCCGAAGGCGAGGGCGAAGATCTTCAGCCAGTATTTGAACAGGGTGAGATAGACCGTGCGCCCCGTCTTCAGCCACAGCGCCTCCAGCACCGCCAGATAGCTGGCAAGGCCGATGGAGAAGGCCGGGAAGATGAAGTGGAACGACACGGTGAAGGCGAACTGGATGCGCGCCAGGAGAACGGCGTCGGCCTGATCAAACATGGCCGCCTCCGTCGGGTGATGCCTGGCCGCGATCGGCGGGGCGGCGGCGCGGCAGATCGGTCGATGCCATGACACTCCTCCTCGGAAGATGGTCCCGGGCTCGAACGGGCGGTGAGACATCGTCGGAACGACGCCTGGACCATAAGGTTGCCCGCGACGCGGCTTCGGCAAGGCCGGGTGAGGCAGCCTGTCGCGGCAGCGCCATCCAAGACCCGCCGGCGCCCATGCCTCAACTGCAGCAATGTCGCAGCCCTGTCGCAGGCGCGCGCTACCGGACGTAGAGAAAAGGGCCCGTCCGGCAGCTGCGTCATCCGGTCGCGCCGCCGCACAACTGCTTGAGAGAGCGGGGTGAATTCTTGCCGACCCCCGCCGGTGACATGGTCGCGACATCCCCGCAGACGCGACAGGGGCGGGTTTGACCAAACGCGCATTTGCGACGTCAGGCCGCGATATTTTTGATCTGGATCAAAGCGCAGGGGCGGGTTTCGTGAGAGGCTGGCGGTTCCATACCAAGAGGTATTGACTCAAAGCCGGCGCCACGGTACTTCCTTGTGCAACGAATAGCGACGCAGGGAGGACGAAATGACGTCGCAGGCTCCGGTCGTTCACGGCCGTGGAGAGCCCCGGCCGGCCTTCGGGTCCGTGCTGGCGGCTTTCGACCACGCCGTCACCCAACATGCTGAAACAACGGCACTCATTCACCGCGGGCGCAGCCTGGATTATGCGGCCGAGGGCCGCGCGGTCGCGGAACTCGCAGGCTGGATCGAGGCCGCGGGTTTTGGTGGCCGCAGCGTGGTGCTGCTGATCCCCAACGGGATCGAGTATCACATCGCATACTTTGCAGTCTTGTATGCCGGCGCCACGCCGGTGCTGCTGAACCCGCTCTATCCCGCGCCGGCGCTGGAGCCGCTGTTCGCCGATGCCGAGCCGGCGCTGGTGCTGACGGTGCCCGAGACGGCCGAGGCCGCCCGCGCGCTGATGCCCCGCTTCGGCCACCGGGTTCTGGTGCTGGGCGAGGGCGATTTCACCCCCGACGCCCTGGCAGCCCGCGGGCCGGCGGTCTGGGTGCCGCGCCAGGCCTCGCCCCAGGCGCCGGCCGCGCTGATGTTCACCGGCGGCACCACCGGCATTTCCAAGGCCATCGTTCACAGCCACCGGGCGATGATGGATGCGATCCTGCGCATCGACTGGGGCTGGCCGACCCGCGCCCAAGGCGAGGTCTGGCTGCCGGTCGCGCCGATGTTCCACATCTATGGCTGGCTGTTCGGGGTTGGCAATCCCGTCCATGCCGCGGCGACCCTGGTGATCCCCGATCGTTTTCAGCCCGATCATGTCGTCGATCTGATCGCGCGTCACCGCGTGACGGTCTTCGGCGGCGGGCCGCCGGCGATCTATCAGGGGCTGATGGCGGCGCAGGATTTCGAAACCGCCGACCTCTCTTCGCTTGCGGTCTGCGGCGGCGGCGGCGCGCCCTTCCCGGTGGAGGTGCTGAAGCGCTGGAAAGACCGGACCGGCGTCGATATCGCCGAAGGCTATGGCATGACCGAGATCGCGCCGATCGCGGTCAATACCGACAGTTTCGGCCGCAAGGCCGGCTCGGTCGGCAAGCCGGTGCCGGATGTCGCGATCCGCATCGCCGACCTGAACGACTGGTCGCGGGAACTGCCGACGGGCGAGGCGGGCGAGGTCTGCGTGCGCGGGCCGCACGCGCTGACCGGATACCGCAACCGCCCGGACGAGACCGCGGCCACCATCCGCGACGGCTGGGTGCTGACCGGCGATATCGGCTTTGTCGATGCCGAAGGCTTCCTGACCATCACCGACCGCAAGAAGGACGTGATCCTGGTCAAGGGTTTCAACGTCTTCCCGCGCGAGGTGGAAGAGGTCATCCACCAGCATCCGGATGTGCGGGGGGTCGGCGTGGTCAGCCTGCCCGATGCGCGGTCGGGTGAACGGATCATCGCCTTCGTGGTGGTCGATCCCTATGCCGAGACCGGTGTGGCGGAGCTGGTGGCGCATTGCAAGGCGCGGCTGGTCGCCTACAAGGTCCCGGCCGAGATCCGCCTGATCGAGGATCTGCCGCTGACCCCGGCCCGCAAGCTGGACCGCATCGCGCTCCGCCGCCAGGCGGCGGAAGCGGCCGAAGCTGCGGCCTGACCGGTGCGGCATGAAGGTGGATTCCCGCCTTCGCGGGAATGACGAAGCTTTTTTTCAAGGAGCCCGTGTGGTCGCGGCGATGACGTCGACCTCCGGTTCCAGACGGCAAAAGCCGTCATCCCCGCGCAGGCGGGGATCCACCTTTCCATCCGCGTGACGATCGCTGCCGACAGGCTGCCAGACCAGGCACACCGAACTTTGCCCTCAACATACCAAAGAGTACTGTGGGCATCAGCAACAGGGGGGACTGTCCATGAAGATGCAAGGTCTCAAACGCGCCGGCCTCAGACTTGGTCTCGCCACCGCCGGCGCCGTGATCGCGATGACCGCGGCGGCCATGGCCGAGCCGGTGGTGCTGCGTTACAACCAGTGGTTCCCGACCGGCCATTGGTCGCAGACCGAGGGTCTGTATCCCTGGTTCGCCGAGATCGAGGCGGCCACCGAAGGCCGGGTGAAGGTGGAGCCCTCGGCCAAGCCGATCGCGCCGCCGAACCGCAATTATCAGGCGGTGGTCGACGGGGTCGCCGATCTCGCCTGGGGCCCCCATGGCTACACCCCCGGCGTGTTTCCGCTGACCGAAATGGTGGAACTGCCCTTCATCACCGAGGACGCCGGCAAAAGCTCGGTCGCCTTCTGGCGGCTCTGGGAGAACTTTTTCGCGCCCACCGGCATGCAGGGCGATGTTGTGACGCTGGCGATGCACGTCACCTCGGGCGGCAACATCCATATGCGTGAGACCGCGGTCGAAAGCCTGGCCGATCTCAAGGCGCAGAAGATCCGCGTGCCCACCCCCACCGTCGGCCGGGTGCTGAAGGATGTGGGCGCGGTGCCGGTTTCGGGGTCGCTGGGTGAACTGCGCGAGATGCTCTCCCGCGGCATCATCGACGGCACCGCGATTTCCGACGAGCTGGTGACCGGTTTCAAGGTCGAACAGTATGTGAAGCATGTCACCCGCATCCCCGGCGGGCTTTATTCCAACGCCGCCTTCGTCATCGTTAACAAGGCGAAGTGGGAGAAGATTTCGGAAGCCGATCGCGCCGCCATCCTGAAGCTGTCGGGCGAGACGCTGTCGGAAAAGATGGGCGCCCTCTGGCACAAACACGATCTGATCGCGCGTGAGGCCATCAAGGCCGAACTGGGCGATGCCTATCGCGATGCCAGCCCGGCCTTCCTTGCCGAGTTGAAGGCCGCTTTCCAGCCGGCCGAGGTGGCGTGGCTGGAACAGGCCGCGAAGCTCGGCATCGACGGCGGCGGCGCGCTCAACTTCTACCGCGCCGAACTGGCCCGCAGCGGGGGCAATTGAGGCCATGACCGCCCTGATCCGCATGGTGCGCGGCCTGACCGACCGGATCGCCATGGCCACGCTGATGCTCATGGCCCTGGTCACCTTCATCGACGTCGCCGGCCGGGTGCTGTTCAACGAGCCGCTGGGCTTCGCCTACGAGATGATCGGCGTGCTGCTGGGCCTTGCCACCTATGCCGGGCTCTACGCCACCCAGCTGCATCGCGGCCATATCGCGATCGACCTGCTGGAGGATCGCTATCGGCGCTGGCCGCGTTTCGATGCGGTTCGGGGCGCTCTGGTCTGGCTGGTGGAGGCGCTGTTCTGGGGGCTGGTCGCCGCCTGGATCACCCGCCAGGCCGGCACCTCCATGGCCTATGGCGAAACCTTCCTCTTCCTGCCGGTTGCGAAGCATGTGCCGCTCTATGCGCTGGCGGTGCTGGCCTGGCTGGCCTTTGCCGGCCATCTCGCCCGCGGCTGGCTGACCGTCACCGGCCGTAGCCTCGCACCCGGGGCCGGCAAAGCGGAGCAGGTCGGATGATCGTCACCATCGCCTTTCTGATCCTGTTCGCGCTGCTGCTGCTGCGCACGCCGATTGCGGCCGCCACCGGCCTGGTCGGCATCGGCGGGCTCGCGGTCTATCAGGGCATCGGCCCGGCGCTGTCGCAGATCGGCATCATCGCCACCGAGACGGTGCTCACCTATGAATTCGCGGTCATCCCGCTGTTCATCCTGATGGGCGCCTTCATCAGCCGCTCGGGCATCGCCGAGGAACTCTACCGGGCCTGCCATGCCCTGGTCGGCCATCGCCGGGGCGGGCTCGCGGTCGCCACCGTCGTCGCCTGCGGCGGCTTCGGGGCGGTCTGCGGCTCCAGCCTCGCCACCGCGGCCACCATGTCGCGGGTCGCCTATCCGCCGATGAAGAAATACGGCTACAGCGATGCGCTGGCCTCGGGCTCGATCGCGGCCGGCGGCACGCTGGGCATCCTGATCCCGCCCTCGATCGCGCTGGTCTTCTACGGCATCCTCACCGAGACCGATATCGGCCAGCTG
This genomic window from Tistrella mobilis contains:
- a CDS encoding cytochrome ubiquinol oxidase subunit I, whose protein sequence is MFDQADAVLLARIQFAFTVSFHFIFPAFSIGLASYLAVLEALWLKTGRTVYLTLFKYWLKIFALAFGMGVVSGIVMSYQFGTNWSVFSDKAGPVIGPLMAYEVMTAFFLEAGFLGVMLFGMNRVGRGLHFAATLMVAIGTFISAFWILSANSWMQTPAGFSINEVGQFVPESWLEIIFNPSFPYRLAHTVLAAYLTTALVVGAVGAWHLLRDRRNEAARVMFSMATGLVMVAAPIQIFAGDMHGLNTLEHQPAKVMAMEGHFESHPDGAPLILFGIPDQEAGEVRHQIAIPKASSLILKHDPDAPLDGLETVPREDWPYVPIVFWSFRIMVGLGFLMLALGSFALVQRLRGRLHTSRALHRFALAMGPSGFVAVIAGWVTTEVGRQPFTVYGLLRTAQSASPLEAPAVATSLLIFILVYFIVFGSGTLYILKLMHKAPQTATPDQTRDDETEEHQPVRAAGITPAPAVHAGRAIGSRHGPGTHASPTREER
- a CDS encoding class I adenylate-forming enzyme family protein, whose amino-acid sequence is MTSQAPVVHGRGEPRPAFGSVLAAFDHAVTQHAETTALIHRGRSLDYAAEGRAVAELAGWIEAAGFGGRSVVLLIPNGIEYHIAYFAVLYAGATPVLLNPLYPAPALEPLFADAEPALVLTVPETAEAARALMPRFGHRVLVLGEGDFTPDALAARGPAVWVPRQASPQAPAALMFTGGTTGISKAIVHSHRAMMDAILRIDWGWPTRAQGEVWLPVAPMFHIYGWLFGVGNPVHAAATLVIPDRFQPDHVVDLIARHRVTVFGGGPPAIYQGLMAAQDFETADLSSLAVCGGGGAPFPVEVLKRWKDRTGVDIAEGYGMTEIAPIAVNTDSFGRKAGSVGKPVPDVAIRIADLNDWSRELPTGEAGEVCVRGPHALTGYRNRPDETAATIRDGWVLTGDIGFVDAEGFLTITDRKKDVILVKGFNVFPREVEEVIHQHPDVRGVGVVSLPDARSGERIIAFVVVDPYAETGVAELVAHCKARLVAYKVPAEIRLIEDLPLTPARKLDRIALRRQAAEAAEAAA
- a CDS encoding TRAP transporter substrate-binding protein is translated as MKMQGLKRAGLRLGLATAGAVIAMTAAAMAEPVVLRYNQWFPTGHWSQTEGLYPWFAEIEAATEGRVKVEPSAKPIAPPNRNYQAVVDGVADLAWGPHGYTPGVFPLTEMVELPFITEDAGKSSVAFWRLWENFFAPTGMQGDVVTLAMHVTSGGNIHMRETAVESLADLKAQKIRVPTPTVGRVLKDVGAVPVSGSLGELREMLSRGIIDGTAISDELVTGFKVEQYVKHVTRIPGGLYSNAAFVIVNKAKWEKISEADRAAILKLSGETLSEKMGALWHKHDLIAREAIKAELGDAYRDASPAFLAELKAAFQPAEVAWLEQAAKLGIDGGGALNFYRAELARSGGN
- a CDS encoding TRAP transporter small permease, which produces MTALIRMVRGLTDRIAMATLMLMALVTFIDVAGRVLFNEPLGFAYEMIGVLLGLATYAGLYATQLHRGHIAIDLLEDRYRRWPRFDAVRGALVWLVEALFWGLVAAWITRQAGTSMAYGETFLFLPVAKHVPLYALAVLAWLAFAGHLARGWLTVTGRSLAPGAGKAEQVG